DNA sequence from the Glycine soja cultivar W05 chromosome 18, ASM419377v2, whole genome shotgun sequence genome:
ATCAATAAGATTTCTAGATCTTGAGTTTGACACTCAAGTATTTCTACAAGTTATAAAACATTTGAGGCAATTATGAgattaatatttgataaaaaaaaatatcaatagacACTCCTTTCTCTTTAAAGTTAAGTTTTGCacaagttaaattaaattttctctcacaaACTTAGTGCATGTTTGAAATCCTAATGCATCATTGATTTTTTACATTTGATATCCACGTCCAAACAAAAGATATATATTAGCTCTCAATTTTTCAGGTTTTGgatccatattttgtgattATAACATAAAACCAAACATATAGTTAGTGTGTTTACCATGCCTATTAAGTTAGTTGGCAAATTATAATGAGATGAGAAGGTTAAGAgcataacataaataaatattataatgtgataagaaaataaaaaaatatataaatgttaaaagatattatttatagttctatatataagaaacaaaagataatattttttattttaattataaaaaatataagattattttattattaagttttttttatccctAATTGATTGTGAGGTCTATCAATGATAACACTTATTTCTTCAAGAGAGTGTGTATTTATTAAGTTATCAACAAAGAAGATGAGAAATGttagtgacattttttttaacaatctttgtatgattggttaaaataattgaaaatcatcatttttggtaagtttttttcttgatttaataattttttctctaaatttatattaaatggaAAACGAAACctacaaaataaatgttttccAATAAATTATaaccaataataaaatcataaagtaAGAAAGAGTGTCATTAGTATTCTTAAAAAAGATATACTCATTGgttggttgaaatttttttttttaaaaaaataatcacatcttaaattattaaagttgatcttagaataaaattaaaattatgataaattaatctaACAATTTTTATTCATCTTAATGAATTAGATAGCTATTTTTTATATAGGGTTAAAggtaatataataaatgaagataaattaaaagatcaagaaaaaaataaaagaagaaaaaaatcacaagttattctatctttattttattttctaaaagaagaaaagaataaaagtgTAATAAGATAGTTCTGGATGTAGGGCACGTGAGAGGGTTAAAGAAGCGCCACTGGTTATGCGCCGTGTGTTACTGTTCTCAGTTCCCACCCATCACTTCACTTCCTTTCATCCAAACTCTtttgcctctctctctctctctctctctctcgtgtTTTTGATTTGAGAATTGAGATCGAGTCTTTTGAGACATGGCATCCTCGTTGGCACCAGCTACCAAAGCCGCCACTAATTTGCGCCTCACACACTCTCTCCGCTTCTCTCCTAAACCCAACAACCTACGCTTTGCCACCAAGGTTCGTTACTGTTAGCAGtgttctttctctctttattttagGTCGCAACCTCTACCTCTACCTTACCTTAACCCTTGCTTTCCATTTTTCATACAATAATGTTCCAAATTACACACCAcacttttttaaatatgtatctTCCATAGctataaaaacaataaacacatcacattttgttttattcattttattgttgCATGTGCAGCCTGGTATTACGCTGTTATGCACGAGGGTTAAGGCCCAACTAAATGAGGTAAACACTCTCTTCCCTTCACTTCTACATTATGTCTTTCGTATCTATGTTTGTTCTTAAATGTGAATTTGGTGAAGAGGGCAACTTAGAGGGAAAATTGTGGATTTATAATCATTGATTGGAAAATTAACAATTGAGACTTTGATACATTTGGActctgtttggataaacttcttcatACGTACTTATAGAGAAGAAAATGAACTTAGCTTATCCtgtaagctaaaatcaactctgCAATCTAATTTCTCCAAAACCTGAgatgcataagttgattttagtttaatccattttacctttttaatttcttcctcAAGTGTTTTTGAAGAAGTTCATCCAAACATCAGTAGAATGTGTAAACTTGTTAAAATCTTCTCCTGTGACACACATATTGGTCTCATCTTTTTGGCTTCAACAAGGTTGCCCTTGATAGTTCCTCCAATGCTACTTCTCCTCCTATGAAAGCCAAATCAAAGGAGGAACCACCCGCAAAGCCTTTAGCAGAACCATCTTCTTCAGTGTTGGCAACTCAAGAATCGGTCTCTCAGTTTATTACTCAAGTTGCAAGTCTTGTCAAGTAAGCAGATGCTTAAGTCTTGTTTCCTTCTATTAGTAATAGCAAATGTATAAGCTTTTTGCTGCATGATTGGAGTGGAGCAATCAGCTATGAAAAACTTCATGTCCAATTTTCTCCTGCAGGCTTGTTGATTCAAGAGACATTGTGGAGTTGAAGCTGAAGCAGCATGACGTTGAAGTAACAATCAGGAAAAAGGAGGCTATGCCTCAGCCACCACCTGCTCCTCAACCTTCTGTGGTGTATTCACCCCCTCCACCAGCGTTGCCACCACCACCTGTACCAGCATCTACTCCAGCACCTACTCTAGCTCGTCCAACCCCTACACCAACTTCAGCCCCTGCTGTGAAGTCAGCTAAATCATCACTTCCGCCTCTTAAAAGCCCCATGGCAGGGACATTCTACCGAAGTCCTGCACCTGGTGAACCTTCCTTTGTGAAGGTACATTTTATCTATTATATAGTTTTACATTTTTGTGTCATGCTTTTTTGAAACCTAATGCGAAGTATTCTTCCTTTAGGTTGGAGACAAAGTAAAGAAGGGGCAAGTTGTATGCATCATTGAGGCAATGAAattgatgaatgaaattgaAGTAAGTTCAaaggttttatatttatttttattggtaaCTGTTGATTAAAACAGGGGATTCTACATGTTATACCTTTATGTGGGCACTtattgccgataaaaaaaataaaatgtgggCACTTATTTGATGCATCTACTGCCTCTTATCATTTCTGTTTGCATTATCAAAATGTTGAATTTTGTGATCTAGAGTCTAGAACTTGTACCACAGAATGAGGTTAGTTTTATTAGCATTTTCCCTTTCTTCTATGCTCAtatttgtgattcttttttgtgAGGATTATGTTACTTAACATTTATTTATGtgatataaaacattaattaatgtaAACCACAAAAAAGAGTTTCTTTGTGCAAAATAAATCTTCATTAAATTCTCAATTGATTGTTAGCAACGGATGATGCAGCAGAATGTTAAAATAGAGAACATTACTCATTACATGACTTCCTTATTAAGTAAATTATGCCAATGGAAATGGAACATCAAAGATGTTGACATGTGTCAAAGAAGACGTTGTTAGCATTCTTAATATGAAAGtgcttttgcactcctgggttTGTCTAGCAAGGGAAAAGCTGAAAGAAACCATTTGAAGAGCACTGGGATGAAGCCATGAATCCCCTTTGGAGTTTTTCTTATtcatatctttaaaaaatggGAAATAAGGTAAAAACaaagtgacatttttgtaattatcagtaaaaatgagaaatgaaaacaaaaaacatttttttcaaaccaaATAGACCCCTTCATTTGTCTAACAAAGGAAAAGCAGAAGGAAACCATGTGAACATCACTGTGATGAAGCCATGAAAACAAGTCTATAACAACTCAAGTGTAGGGGTAAagatttttaccaaaaaatcTAAATTCCAATTCAGCCAAAGACACCACCGAACATCATATGAAACACACTACATAACATCATAATAGGGGATGAGGGTGAAATTAAGCAGACTGTTGGATATGCAGAGGTAGAGGACGAGCATTTGATATTAGAGGATGAGGATGAACTAAGTGATATTTATCTTGGGAATGGTGCCAAATAGTTAAATTATGCATTAGGATCTAAGCATAGGAATTGGGAAATAGGAATTTGCATTTTGCCATCTTATTGATATCCTTTTTAGGTGTTGAAGACTTAAACTTTGTGCAGCTAGTCcctattttttgtcattttgatAGATGGCTTGAATCTTGGATTATTTTGAAGTTCATTTGTGATATATCAGCTTATGTTTCAGTTTATACAATGATGTATTCTCTTGTTTAACTTAATAATACTAATATCttcctcttaaaaaaaataatactattatctttatgtgaaaatatattttttgttatttttatttattgatcatGTATGTTATGAACTTATGATTCATAATAAGATTCAATTCACGTTTCGGAATGTAGGTCTTCTGATTCACAGGTCGAATCTCAATTAGATAACCTTCCTCTAGTCTGTCTGTTATTCAGAATCAATCCATATCAGTTTACCTTTCACTTCTGCTTCAATGGTTTCAGACTTCACAATAGGACAGATAtggatttttcctttttcattggATGCCATGGTGTCACTATCTTCCCAATTGCTGAAGGTGGAAGTACTTCTGCTTGTGGCCACTCCAACAACGGAATTCCTGGTGTTTTTGCTTTAGTGGCTTCTGATCTGTTCTTGCTGGCTTGGATAATTGGGCGGTGATTCCTTCTTCTCCACAACCAATACCATTTCTTCAATTTGATCAAACTCTCTTTTTGCATCATCATTTTCCACATGTGTCTTACTGTTGACCTTGGTTATTGAGTGGTCCCCTTCAATCTCTACAATGACTTTGGATTGTTCTCCATTTTGCAGCTTATTTGTACCAATTCTTGTCTCTGATCATTTTAGACTCATTGTAAAACATTGTTGTCTCTCCCAGATAGCAAGCATCCCAGTGAGCAAATGCTGCAGTTATCAAATCCTCCATAACTTTCCTTACTGCAAGAGTATACATATTCATAATCTGAAATTTTTCACTGATCTCCCCCCCTCAGATCCAGCAGGTTGGACCAATGCCAGGATCCCAGAAATTAGAACAGAAATGagggttttatttaatataaaaacagCTCAATCAGAAGATACATAAGAGGAATCACTCTCTCTCTAAGAGCAAAAGCATCTTGGAGAAAATACTCTCTCTACCCAGCCAAAAGGCCTAACCACCAAAATGAACCTCCTCCCCTGTATTACTCTAACCTTGCTCCCCTATATACGTTCTAACAACCTGCCAACTGAGCTCCTCCACACCCTCCCAGAGCCTTCTTCCCATTAGTATAGAGTCCAATAGTTGTGCCACTTGACCCATTATCTAAACTGAACACTGTTACTGCAGCGTTAGGACCAAGGGTCCTATCATGGTTGATATCTCATTCATAAATGAGTTTGTCAGTAATTCAGTATTTAATTAGCTATTTAGGATTCAGAGTATTTTTGCAGTTTCACAAGTTAACATATATCTAGTCTTTCTGAAGATAGTGGCACTTCACGGTTCACACTCGTATATACAATTTCCTGCTAGTAGTATATTCTTAATCCATTCTTTAGGAGAAAATAGCTTGTGAAATCAATTGGACTCATTACATTTAGTTCAAAATAGCTACTCCTTACTGTTTTTGGTGGAGACGCAGCAGTGAAGTGACAAAACTTATTGAATTTTAAGGATGCATTATGGTTGACATTTCCATACAACAAACTTTTCATTAAACAAAATTGTATGCAATAAGCCTAATTTTGATGATTTGTCTCTTGGTTTGTAACTATGAGATGCAAATCAAAAGTCGAAAAGAAATGTTCAGgttgtatcatttttttaaattgtctaGATGGTCCTGTGGGTTATCTCTTCTATCTCAAAACTATAAAATTGTGTTCTATACAGGCTGATCAGTCAGGAACTATAGTTGAAATCGTTGCGGAAGATGCCAAGTCTGTAAGCGTTGACACTGTGAGTATATTCTAGGGCCTTCTGATTAATAACTCAACTGTTAAATTGACTTGCACTGTAGGTTTGACTTCTTTCGTTTCCTTGCAGCCCCTATTTGTGATTCAACCATAGAGCTCAGAGTATTTGAATAGTAGAGGAAGTGTAGGAAGATTTTGTTCTAAATTGGGATGACACAGTTGAGAAGAATTCTTGTTTACAATGGATTTATTCCTTATTGTTCGCTTCTACATGATTGCACTATGTTCtagtgaacttttttttttgtttcaactttcaggCAAGTTAATGTGTATGATATTAACCTCAAGTAGTCTGTTTTTACTTCTTGTTTTGAAATGGTGAGGGAGCATTTGAGCCAAATTATCGTGTTTGGATATACTTTTATATAACACTTAtaagacaagaaaataaaaaggtaataCAAATAGAGTTTTTCATATAAACTTAAATCGAATTGATGTTCTAAACTTTTATAGAAATTCTCTTATCTTCCTTCTTTAAAAGCTGAGGGACATGATTTTAGGTTTATGagaaaaacttaatttattaatgtttatgGAGAAGTTTATTCAAACGAAAAACATGGTCATGTTGAGGATTCCTCCCCCAACCCAAATAAGGGTGTTAAAAAGATTCCTTATTCCCAACAAGCAAGTCCGAACCTGTAAAGCAGTACAATTAATGTTGATTGCTGAGCCTAACCTTCTTCTAATCTTGGAATAATGCATGGGAACGTTAACGTCAATCACGTCTGTGTTAAATTCCAAGGGAGTTTGGGAATCAATGTTTAATGCTGCtcatgtttccctttccttgtgaTTGTCTCGTTCTTTAGGGTTTAGACTCTTTATTCCTTGCCCattaaccaaaaattaaaaggtAATTAGAAATTATAGAAATGTGAGgtaaataaaaatctttaacTAGTATATAATAGGTTAATTAAGATGTTAGTCCCTCCAAAATTCAaggttttctaattttaaaatttctaaataagtttataaaaaatgtttttcattatcaattgattttttcccctccattcataatatttttcaaacttaaattgaataaaaacatatcattctcatgtttattaatttttttttgtataaaaaagtttaagggAGGATGTGAGAATGTGTTGGATCTCtcatatttatcaaaattaagatatgtttcaaattttaataaatgtttataaAGATACTTATA
Encoded proteins:
- the LOC114397707 gene encoding biotin carboxyl carrier protein of acetyl-CoA carboxylase, chloroplastic, whose amino-acid sequence is MASSLAPATKAATNLRLTHSLRFSPKPNNLRFATKPGITLLCTRVKAQLNEVALDSSSNATSPPMKAKSKEEPPAKPLAEPSSSVLATQESVSQFITQVASLVKLVDSRDIVELKLKQHDVEVTIRKKEAMPQPPPAPQPSVVYSPPPPALPPPPVPASTPAPTLARPTPTPTSAPAVKSAKSSLPPLKSPMAGTFYRSPAPGEPSFVKVGDKVKKGQVVCIIEAMKLMNEIEADQSGTIVEIVAEDAKSVSVDTPLFVIQP